From a region of the uncultured Desulfatiglans sp. genome:
- a CDS encoding Cysteine-rich domain protein, which produces MNGKPQIESRATPVPGPARSIILFLCSWGPHAAFQRLQDECAPIPEAVKMVRIPCTGRITKALLFKPFEMGADGVALIGCHEGTCRYGSGTKAARANVRDTCEILDLLGLGATRLRLGLFLPDDSAGLLQFLRQFSDDIQSLDKSPVAPNPLPVVQGDPTPALNQVLREYDVYACQDCGKCSSACPLTLAGKTFSPRSTANALIAGQWDDEGVRRDIWSCLTCGLCSDRCPSAVNFPGFVREVRRILLAHGLGGHEAHGGFFQSLSRTMTSPELRIRHWSWLPNDIQTDPQSKVLFFGGCAPYFDIFFRTHLGVTTRDILVDSLRLLNFFDIHPALLDAERCCGHDLYWSGDQENFLKLARLNVDAIRAAGVEEVIVCCPEGYRTFSHDYPTNGVETPFKVTLLMDFLEREIDKGAVGFKRLNRSLTFQDPCRLSRFEKKSALPRKLIGRLDSAGFGEMQEHGGGAICCGNTAWTGCDAFSKALQVHRLRQARATGADLLVTACPKCQIHLRCAMQDPFVGESLEMETVDLTTLLARTIRWE; this is translated from the coding sequence ATGAACGGAAAACCCCAGATAGAATCGCGCGCCACACCCGTGCCGGGTCCAGCGCGCAGCATCATCCTTTTCCTCTGCAGTTGGGGGCCGCACGCCGCTTTCCAGCGTCTTCAGGACGAATGCGCCCCGATTCCCGAAGCCGTCAAGATGGTCCGAATTCCCTGCACGGGGCGGATCACCAAGGCGCTTCTGTTCAAACCCTTCGAGATGGGCGCCGACGGGGTCGCGCTCATCGGGTGCCACGAAGGAACATGCCGATACGGAAGCGGGACGAAGGCCGCACGGGCCAACGTCCGTGACACCTGCGAGATCCTGGATCTCCTCGGCCTCGGGGCCACCCGGCTCCGCCTGGGGCTCTTTCTGCCCGACGACTCCGCCGGGTTGCTCCAATTCCTCCGGCAGTTTTCAGACGATATCCAGTCTCTCGACAAGAGCCCGGTGGCGCCCAATCCCCTCCCGGTGGTGCAGGGCGATCCGACCCCCGCCCTCAACCAGGTTCTTCGGGAATACGACGTCTACGCCTGCCAGGACTGCGGCAAGTGCTCCTCGGCCTGCCCCCTGACCCTGGCCGGAAAGACCTTTTCACCTCGCTCCACCGCCAACGCCCTGATTGCAGGCCAATGGGACGATGAGGGTGTCCGCCGCGACATCTGGTCCTGCCTGACCTGTGGACTGTGCTCGGACCGCTGCCCTTCGGCCGTCAACTTTCCGGGGTTCGTCCGGGAAGTCCGCCGGATACTCCTCGCCCACGGGCTCGGAGGACACGAAGCCCACGGGGGCTTCTTCCAATCCCTGAGCCGCACCATGACCAGCCCGGAACTCCGGATCCGTCACTGGAGCTGGCTTCCGAACGACATCCAGACGGATCCGCAAAGCAAGGTCCTGTTTTTCGGGGGATGCGCGCCCTACTTCGACATCTTTTTCCGTACCCACCTCGGGGTGACGACCCGTGATATCCTCGTGGACAGCCTCCGGCTCCTGAACTTCTTCGACATCCACCCGGCGCTCCTGGATGCGGAGAGGTGCTGCGGGCACGACCTGTACTGGAGCGGAGACCAGGAGAACTTTCTGAAGCTCGCCCGCCTGAACGTCGATGCCATCCGCGCCGCCGGGGTGGAAGAAGTCATTGTCTGCTGTCCCGAAGGGTACCGGACCTTCTCCCATGACTACCCCACCAACGGTGTGGAAACCCCCTTCAAAGTCACCCTGCTGATGGACTTCCTGGAGCGCGAGATCGACAAGGGAGCAGTGGGGTTCAAGCGGCTCAACCGGAGCCTCACTTTTCAGGATCCCTGCCGCCTGAGCCGCTTCGAGAAGAAGAGCGCCCTGCCCCGCAAGCTGATCGGACGTCTGGACTCCGCCGGCTTCGGAGAAATGCAGGAGCACGGCGGAGGGGCCATCTGCTGCGGCAACACCGCCTGGACCGGCTGCGACGCCTTCAGCAAGGCCCTGCAGGTCCACCGCCTGAGGCAGGCCCGTGCCACCGGCGCCGACCTGCTGGTGACGGCCTGCCCCAAGTGCCAGATCCATCTCCGCTGCGCCATGCAGGATCCCTTCGTAGGAGAATCCCTCGAGATGGAAACCGTGGATCTGACGACGCTGCTGGCACGAACCATCCGGTGGGAATGA
- a CDS encoding AP endonuclease, family 2 — protein MTGSIRFFNVCSAAECCEFYTKRYHNDMINVTCQETGTGSPVVREAIVKGITVENLRRIVQVNLPFRLFIDGYGESFIQQGLNPEIGLDAAALDRFQPRDCLPLVRKLQEAGRTITLHAPFTDLSPGSPDEAIRDVTRRRFRQILEWVAVFEPKTLVAHANYDVTRYGPFKWGWLKRSVSFWRALADRLKGSPTRLVLENVYEWTPENMKHIFEAIDHPEIGFCLDVGHQSAFGHAPLERWVDVMAPFIRQLHLHDNDGRTDQHLAIGAGTIDFPAFFKLLSSLLATPPVITLEPHREGDLEPALEALSVLWPW, from the coding sequence ATGACCGGCTCCATTCGTTTCTTCAATGTTTGTTCCGCCGCTGAATGCTGCGAGTTTTATACGAAGAGGTATCACAACGACATGATCAACGTCACTTGCCAGGAAACCGGAACCGGCTCCCCCGTCGTCCGTGAGGCGATCGTAAAAGGAATCACCGTCGAAAACCTGCGGCGCATTGTCCAGGTCAATCTCCCGTTCCGCCTCTTTATCGACGGGTACGGCGAAAGCTTCATTCAACAGGGCCTCAACCCGGAGATCGGCCTCGATGCCGCCGCCCTCGACCGCTTTCAACCGCGCGACTGCCTGCCGCTGGTACGGAAGCTTCAGGAGGCCGGTCGCACGATTACCTTGCACGCCCCGTTTACCGATCTGTCGCCCGGGTCGCCCGACGAAGCGATCCGCGATGTCACCCGCCGTCGATTCAGACAAATCCTCGAGTGGGTGGCGGTGTTCGAACCGAAGACCCTCGTCGCGCACGCAAATTACGACGTAACGCGCTACGGCCCTTTCAAGTGGGGCTGGCTCAAGCGAAGCGTCTCCTTCTGGAGGGCCCTTGCCGACAGGCTGAAAGGATCGCCCACCCGTTTGGTACTCGAAAACGTCTACGAGTGGACCCCTGAAAACATGAAGCACATCTTCGAAGCCATCGATCACCCCGAGATCGGATTCTGCCTCGATGTCGGGCACCAGTCGGCTTTCGGGCACGCCCCTCTCGAACGCTGGGTGGACGTCATGGCCCCTTTCATCAGGCAGCTTCACCTTCACGACAATGACGGCCGAACCGACCAGCATCTTGCGATCGGGGCCGGCACCATCGACTTCCCGGCCTTCTTCAAACTGTTGTCCAGTCTGCTCGCAACTCCTCCGGTGATCACCCTCGAGCCCCACCGCGAAGGCGATCTCGAACCGGCCCTTGAAGCGCTGAGCGTCCTTTGGCCCTGGTGA
- a CDS encoding CoB--CoM heterodisulfide reductase iron-sulfur subunit A domain protein, translated as MENTLEARMKETPGGKPRIGVYVCHCGLNIAQTVDCGQVAEEAAAWDGVVLAKDIAYACSEPGQQQIKTDILENGLDRLVVASCSPRLHEPTFRQMLQSIGINPYLLEMANLREQCSWVHMGERPAATAKAMDLVRMAVSRVRELEPLTGETLPLTRRALVIGGGVAGIQTALDLADNDFDVVLVEKRGSIGGTMAQLDKTFPTMDCSI; from the coding sequence ATGGAAAACACTCTGGAAGCACGAATGAAGGAAACGCCCGGAGGCAAACCGCGCATCGGCGTTTATGTCTGCCACTGCGGCCTCAACATCGCCCAGACGGTCGACTGCGGCCAGGTGGCCGAGGAAGCGGCGGCATGGGACGGCGTGGTCCTCGCCAAGGACATCGCTTACGCCTGCTCGGAGCCTGGACAGCAGCAGATCAAGACCGACATCCTCGAAAATGGACTCGACCGGCTGGTGGTGGCATCCTGCTCTCCCAGGCTCCACGAGCCGACCTTCCGGCAAATGCTCCAGTCGATCGGGATCAACCCCTACCTGCTCGAGATGGCGAATCTCCGCGAGCAGTGCAGTTGGGTGCACATGGGAGAGCGGCCGGCGGCCACGGCCAAGGCAATGGACCTCGTCAGGATGGCTGTCTCGCGTGTGCGCGAACTCGAACCGCTGACCGGCGAAACCCTGCCGCTGACCCGGCGCGCGCTCGTGATCGGCGGCGGCGTCGCCGGCATTCAGACGGCCCTCGACTTGGCCGACAATGACTTCGACGTGGTGCTGGTGGAAAAGCGGGGCTCGATCGGCGGGACCATGGCGCAACTCGACAAGACCTTTCCAACGATGGACTGTTCGATCTGA
- a CDS encoding putative thymidylate synthase (Evidence 3 : Putative function from multiple computational evidences), whose product MQPEFIQARDLPDAWFQCVYRLLETGHEYTIERGSYEGQKRLEFDYVTVHIRFPGTRPLLPDIPPALGIPNPVAEGYLESYLPYLMTAVKQPGEDYTYGSYLEMQIQEVIRMYREDGFGTNQAYMTVGNPEAIFLKDPPCLRGIDTRIRDGKLHFVVYFRSWDLWNGFPANLGAIQLLKEYMAGEIGVGDGEIIAASKGLHLYDYVWELAKLRTMCPNPQALSKGECRTDD is encoded by the coding sequence ATGCAACCCGAGTTCATCCAGGCCCGCGACCTGCCGGACGCGTGGTTCCAATGTGTATACCGTCTGCTCGAAACGGGGCATGAATACACCATCGAGCGCGGGAGCTACGAGGGACAGAAGCGGCTCGAGTTCGACTATGTCACCGTCCACATCCGATTTCCGGGAACCCGGCCCCTTTTGCCGGACATCCCGCCGGCCCTGGGCATCCCGAACCCTGTCGCAGAAGGCTATCTCGAAAGCTACCTCCCCTATCTCATGACAGCCGTAAAGCAGCCAGGAGAGGATTACACCTACGGGTCCTACCTGGAGATGCAGATACAGGAGGTCATCCGTATGTACCGGGAGGATGGCTTCGGCACCAATCAGGCCTATATGACGGTGGGAAACCCGGAGGCCATTTTTCTCAAGGACCCGCCTTGTCTGCGAGGCATCGACACCCGTATCCGAGACGGAAAACTCCATTTCGTGGTCTATTTCCGGTCGTGGGACCTCTGGAACGGCTTTCCGGCCAACCTTGGAGCCATCCAACTCCTGAAGGAGTACATGGCCGGGGAGATCGGCGTCGGCGACGGCGAGATCATCGCCGCCAGCAAGGGGCTTCACCTGTACGACTACGTGTGGGAACTCGCGAAACTGCGCACCATGTGCCCCAACCCTCAGGCCCTCAGCAAAGGAGAATGCCGGACCGATGATTGA
- a CDS encoding CoB--CoM heterodisulfide reductase iron-sulfur subunit A 2 (fragment) yields MTDVGRHPRITLHTLSEVVEVKGSVGNFDVKILKKARYVNEKECTACGDCAKVCPVVRPDEFNLGLSSRKAIFSPFPQAVPSAYMINVNECLGHNPAVCSKCVEACVKHCIDFRMSDEERVERVGAIVVATGLEVYDPTEMDEYGYTRFENVLTSLEFERLVNAGGPTKGELIRPTDRRHPKTIGFIQCVGSRSLNKGAGYCSNICCMNTIKSTLLIKEHDPEVEVKVFYIDIRAFGKGFEDLYRRSRRLGVQYIRGLPGTVEETEDRSLRVAVENTVTSRLEVHELDMLVLALGVKPATSTQRLQEMLGLQLTPDGFFLEAHPKLQPVDAATRGVFYAGCAEGPKDIKESVTQASAAAARAIRLLHRGEITTEPITSFILAEQCKACGRCAEVCPYNAITVDPKKKAPAVVNTAACAGCGTCAAECPFDAIDMNHFSDRQITAQIDTLLEAEPSNKILVFACNWCSYVGADFAGEAQNDFTGILFKNSVYLNKIPVKSF; encoded by the coding sequence ATGACGGATGTCGGTCGACATCCCCGGATCACCCTCCACACCCTCAGTGAAGTCGTTGAGGTCAAAGGCTCCGTCGGAAACTTCGACGTCAAAATCCTGAAAAAGGCCCGCTACGTCAACGAGAAGGAGTGCACCGCCTGCGGGGACTGCGCGAAGGTCTGCCCCGTGGTCCGCCCGGATGAGTTCAACCTAGGCCTCTCCTCCCGCAAGGCCATCTTCTCGCCTTTTCCACAGGCCGTCCCGTCCGCTTACATGATCAATGTCAACGAGTGCCTCGGGCACAACCCGGCCGTGTGCTCCAAATGCGTGGAGGCCTGCGTCAAGCACTGCATTGATTTCCGCATGTCGGACGAGGAGCGGGTGGAGCGCGTCGGCGCCATCGTGGTGGCCACCGGACTCGAGGTCTATGACCCCACCGAGATGGATGAATATGGCTACACCCGCTTCGAAAACGTCTTGACGAGCCTTGAATTCGAACGGCTGGTGAATGCCGGCGGTCCGACCAAAGGCGAATTGATCCGCCCTACGGACCGGCGGCACCCGAAAACGATCGGCTTCATCCAGTGCGTCGGCTCGCGCTCCCTCAACAAAGGCGCCGGTTACTGCTCCAACATCTGCTGCATGAACACGATCAAGAGCACCCTCCTCATCAAGGAGCACGACCCCGAAGTGGAGGTCAAGGTCTTCTATATCGATATCCGCGCGTTTGGGAAGGGGTTCGAAGACCTTTACCGCCGCAGCCGGCGACTGGGTGTACAATACATCCGCGGACTTCCCGGAACCGTGGAGGAAACCGAAGACCGGAGCCTCCGGGTGGCGGTCGAAAACACCGTGACGAGCCGGCTCGAGGTCCACGAACTCGACATGCTGGTCCTGGCCCTGGGGGTGAAACCCGCCACCAGCACGCAGCGGCTTCAGGAGATGCTCGGGCTTCAGCTGACGCCGGACGGCTTCTTCCTGGAGGCCCACCCGAAGCTTCAGCCGGTGGACGCCGCCACCCGCGGGGTCTTTTACGCGGGGTGCGCCGAGGGGCCGAAAGACATCAAGGAAAGCGTTACCCAGGCATCCGCCGCGGCCGCCCGGGCGATCCGTCTCCTGCACCGCGGTGAAATCACGACCGAACCCATCACATCGTTCATCCTCGCGGAGCAATGCAAGGCCTGCGGCCGCTGCGCCGAGGTCTGCCCCTACAACGCCATTACCGTCGATCCGAAGAAGAAGGCCCCGGCCGTGGTGAATACGGCGGCCTGCGCGGGGTGCGGCACCTGTGCGGCGGAATGCCCTTTCGACGCGATCGACATGAACCACTTCAGCGACCGGCAGATCACGGCCCAGATCGACACGCTGCTTGAAGCCGAGCCCTCCAACAAGATCCTGGTCTTCGCCTGCAACTGGTGCTCTTATGTGGGGGCAGATTTTGCAGGCGAAGCACAAAATGATTTCACCGGGATCTTGTTCAAGAATAGCGTCTATTTGAACAAGATCCCGGTGAAATCATTTTGA
- a CDS encoding hypothetical protein (Evidence 5 : Unknown function), whose amino-acid sequence MEADLSKSVKFFRRVKIEPQLKRYCLERQFDAPKPPFKGKKGRFFQCYYSNIKQIAWSDPIYTFTTVKFFRKVKTDPQLKRYCLERRFDAPKPPSKGKKGRFLECYYSNIKQIAWSDPIYKEFDMKQAVLFPHCVLAEGDLEAVLRTCESLTAGIPWYMEPPRIGDPALMKRLKCVYPPQDLRPEGDFSAVLAEYQTWIGGHPERGYQGFIKAYMARQDEDSPAWLIRQEIKVGSEAAASPRAATLRRHLILHMSTQVELNGREADTLLDEAKGRGPLLADALEEAPPPDPFFNQLSGGGYRYLTREQTASAIEAWLWLFGKAVAPEAPFLTLNPEVPNLAKDLCEERGLTLTVRQDFLTEGSERAEVSVLEMQPPAREAQGHPLLDALSHRVLLYWEG is encoded by the coding sequence TTGGAAGCTGATCTATCCAAATCCGTCAAGTTCTTTCGAAGAGTAAAAATTGAGCCTCAATTAAAACGATATTGCTTAGAAAGGCAATTTGATGCCCCAAAACCTCCTTTTAAGGGGAAAAAGGGGCGGTTTTTTCAGTGCTATTATAGTAATATTAAACAAATAGCTTGGTCCGACCCCATTTACACATTTACAACCGTCAAGTTCTTTCGAAAAGTAAAAACTGACCCTCAATTAAAACGATATTGCTTAGAAAGGCGATTTGATGCCCCAAAACCTCCTTCTAAGGGGAAAAAGGGGCGGTTTTTGGAGTGCTATTACAGTAATATCAAACAAATAGCTTGGTCCGACCCCATTTATAAGGAATTCGATATGAAGCAGGCTGTTCTTTTTCCTCATTGCGTATTGGCTGAGGGTGATCTCGAAGCGGTGCTCAGAACCTGCGAGAGCCTGACGGCGGGAATCCCCTGGTACATGGAACCACCACGGATCGGCGATCCGGCCCTGATGAAACGGTTGAAATGCGTTTACCCCCCTCAAGACCTCAGGCCCGAGGGTGATTTCAGCGCCGTCCTGGCCGAGTACCAAACCTGGATCGGAGGCCATCCGGAGCGCGGATACCAAGGCTTCATCAAGGCTTATATGGCCCGACAGGATGAAGACTCCCCGGCATGGCTGATTCGCCAGGAGATCAAAGTCGGGAGCGAAGCCGCTGCATCCCCGCGCGCGGCGACGCTGCGCCGCCACCTGATCCTGCACATGTCCACTCAGGTCGAATTGAACGGCCGGGAAGCCGACACACTCTTAGACGAGGCCAAGGGTCGCGGCCCGCTCTTGGCCGATGCCCTGGAAGAGGCGCCCCCGCCCGATCCTTTCTTCAACCAGTTGAGCGGCGGCGGTTACCGTTATTTGACCCGGGAGCAGACGGCATCCGCGATCGAAGCCTGGCTGTGGCTTTTCGGCAAGGCGGTTGCCCCGGAAGCGCCCTTTCTCACGCTGAACCCCGAGGTGCCGAACCTCGCGAAGGACCTTTGCGAGGAGCGGGGGCTCACCTTGACTGTACGGCAGGACTTTCTCACGGAAGGTTCTGAAAGGGCCGAAGTGAGCGTTCTCGAAATGCAGCCGCCGGCCCGTGAAGCGCAGGGGCATCCACTCCTCGATGCCCTATCGCACCGGGTCCTCTTGTACTGGGAAGGGTAG
- a CDS encoding conserved membrane hypothetical protein (Evidence 4 : Unknown function but conserved in other organisms), with the protein MATYSTDIDHNLVERVEHFISAADADSLLKLIDEMRPADAADLIEHLDPEERLFIFKLLEPQDAGEVLIEMESPAQDLLLRDLDDQTISEIVQELDSDDAADLVGDLPEDRARNILETLEDDVSDELAKLLPYPEDSAGGIMALEFIAVRAGFTVQDAIDSIRQRREEVENVYFIWVVDDFDRLVGVVSLKDLVLEPPDCKISDIMNTEVISVNVRTDQEEVARLVTKYDLVSIPVVDDYHRLVGRITHDDIIDVIEEEVDEDIARMAGVMPQEIAEESSLKISRARLPWLIAGVFGGILAAAVIHQFETSLERIIALSFFFPVIMAMGGNTGTQAATVVVRGLATGDITMFAIHRRLLMELRVALINGIICGILVGSIVAVWLADTQLGTVVALAACLIVLNSAFIGSAVPFALKKFNIDPALATGPFVTTSNDILGLLIYLGLVSLYLGVGPR; encoded by the coding sequence TTGGCGACTTATAGTACGGACATCGACCACAATCTTGTCGAACGGGTGGAACATTTCATCAGTGCTGCGGATGCAGACAGCCTCCTTAAGCTGATCGACGAGATGCGCCCGGCCGACGCCGCCGATCTAATCGAGCACCTGGACCCTGAGGAGCGGCTTTTTATCTTCAAACTCCTCGAACCCCAGGATGCCGGCGAAGTCTTGATCGAAATGGAATCGCCGGCCCAGGACCTGCTGCTTCGGGACCTGGACGATCAGACCATCTCGGAGATCGTCCAGGAACTCGATTCGGATGATGCTGCGGACCTGGTCGGCGACCTGCCGGAGGACCGCGCCAGAAACATTCTCGAAACCTTGGAGGACGATGTATCCGACGAATTGGCGAAACTGCTCCCATACCCCGAAGATTCGGCCGGCGGCATCATGGCCCTCGAATTCATTGCCGTCCGGGCCGGTTTCACCGTGCAGGATGCCATCGATTCCATCCGTCAGCGACGGGAAGAGGTCGAAAATGTTTATTTCATCTGGGTGGTGGATGACTTCGATCGTCTGGTAGGGGTCGTGTCTCTGAAAGACCTCGTGCTTGAACCCCCTGACTGCAAAATAAGCGATATCATGAACACGGAGGTGATTTCCGTAAACGTCCGCACCGATCAGGAAGAGGTGGCGCGCCTCGTCACCAAGTACGACCTGGTCAGCATCCCGGTCGTAGACGACTATCACCGTCTGGTGGGGCGCATCACCCATGACGACATCATCGACGTCATCGAGGAGGAGGTGGACGAAGACATCGCACGTATGGCCGGTGTCATGCCGCAGGAGATCGCCGAAGAGTCCAGCCTCAAGATCTCCCGGGCCCGCCTCCCCTGGCTCATCGCCGGCGTCTTCGGCGGCATTCTGGCCGCTGCCGTCATTCATCAGTTCGAAACCTCCCTCGAGCGAATCATCGCCCTTTCCTTCTTTTTTCCGGTCATCATGGCCATGGGCGGCAACACCGGGACCCAGGCGGCCACCGTGGTGGTGCGCGGACTCGCCACCGGGGACATCACCATGTTCGCTATTCACAGGCGGCTTCTGATGGAGCTGCGCGTCGCCCTCATCAATGGGATCATCTGCGGCATCCTGGTCGGTTCGATCGTCGCTGTTTGGCTTGCAGACACGCAACTGGGGACCGTCGTGGCCCTCGCCGCCTGCCTGATCGTTCTGAACTCCGCGTTCATCGGCTCCGCGGTGCCGTTCGCCCTGAAAAAGTTCAATATCGACCCCGCGCTGGCCACGGGCCCATTCGTCACCACATCGAACGACATCCTTGGCCTCCTGATCTACCTTGGCCTCGTCAGCTTGTACTTAGGGGTCGGACCAAGATAA
- a CDS encoding F420-non-reducing hydrogenase iron-sulfur subunit D (modular protein), translating into MIFACNWCSYAGADYAGVSRLQYPSNVRLIRTMCSGRVDEDFIWRGFRAGAPVILVSGCHIGDCHYIDANHWTLKRIEKVQKKMARLGIRPERLQLEWISAAEGIRFAEVMRRMESLRRTVTAEEIFATIETLSKPRGKGQSRPLPPQ; encoded by the coding sequence TTGATCTTCGCCTGCAACTGGTGCTCCTATGCCGGGGCCGATTACGCCGGCGTGTCGCGGCTCCAGTATCCTTCCAACGTCAGGCTGATCCGCACCATGTGTTCGGGCCGCGTAGATGAGGATTTCATCTGGCGGGGGTTTCGCGCCGGCGCCCCGGTGATCCTCGTCAGCGGTTGCCATATCGGAGATTGTCATTATATTGATGCTAATCACTGGACGCTCAAACGGATCGAGAAGGTCCAGAAAAAGATGGCCCGCCTCGGGATCCGACCCGAAAGACTTCAACTCGAATGGATCAGTGCCGCCGAAGGGATCCGGTTCGCAGAGGTGATGCGGCGCATGGAATCCCTGCGGCGGACTGTAACGGCCGAAGAGATCTTTGCGACCATCGAGACCCTGAGCAAACCACGGGGCAAAGGGCAGTCGAGGCCGTTGCCGCCGCAATGA
- a CDS encoding DHHA1 domain protein: MPENESTATAAWMDHPFPKSTPLAEKVKRLQEVVNPEDSLAILINADPDAMSAAMALKRFFWRKARKIKVFHVNTIQRPDNLAMVKLLKIDQRHIRRLKVSEFTRWAIVDSQPHHHESFGTRNFDIIIDHHPHCEGCRAQFMDIRETYGATATMMTEYLRAAKIQPSPRLATALFFGIKNDTANFIRDSLPNDLNAFRYLYSFANLNIVKKIESSEMTKKILSSYKQALDNVVITKNRAYVHMGAVKNPDTLVIIADFFMRLAEVTWSFASGVYQDKLIVILRNAGFRANAGKTAQRLFGPLGASAGGHRSAARAEIPMENIVKEAKGVKQIERFILKILKGSK; encoded by the coding sequence ATGCCGGAAAATGAGAGCACAGCAACTGCGGCCTGGATGGATCATCCTTTTCCGAAATCCACCCCATTGGCTGAAAAAGTAAAACGCCTTCAGGAAGTCGTGAACCCTGAAGACAGCCTCGCCATCCTGATCAACGCCGACCCGGACGCGATGTCGGCCGCCATGGCCCTCAAGCGTTTTTTTTGGCGGAAGGCACGCAAGATCAAGGTTTTTCATGTCAACACGATCCAACGGCCCGACAATCTGGCGATGGTCAAACTCCTCAAGATCGACCAGCGGCACATCCGGCGTCTCAAGGTCTCCGAATTCACCCGGTGGGCGATCGTCGACTCTCAACCGCATCACCACGAGTCCTTCGGAACGCGCAATTTCGATATCATCATCGACCACCACCCGCATTGTGAAGGCTGCAGGGCCCAATTCATGGACATCCGGGAAACCTACGGCGCTACAGCCACCATGATGACCGAATACCTGCGGGCGGCGAAAATCCAACCATCGCCGCGGCTCGCAACCGCCCTGTTCTTCGGCATCAAAAACGACACGGCCAACTTCATCCGGGACTCCCTGCCGAACGACCTCAACGCCTTCCGCTACCTTTACTCTTTCGCGAATCTGAACATTGTCAAAAAAATCGAGTCCTCCGAGATGACGAAGAAGATCCTCTCAAGTTACAAACAGGCCCTGGACAATGTCGTCATCACCAAAAACAGGGCCTACGTCCATATGGGAGCCGTCAAGAATCCGGATACCTTGGTCATCATCGCCGATTTTTTCATGCGGCTTGCCGAAGTCACCTGGAGCTTTGCCTCAGGCGTCTATCAGGACAAGCTGATCGTCATCCTGCGCAACGCCGGTTTCCGGGCCAATGCTGGGAAGACCGCACAGCGGCTTTTCGGCCCTCTGGGTGCATCGGCCGGCGGACACCGCTCGGCGGCGCGGGCCGAGATCCCCATGGAGAACATCGTCAAGGAGGCGAAGGGAGTCAAACAAATAGAGCGATTCATCCTCAAAATTCTAAAGGGCTCGAAGTAG
- a CDS encoding Sodium Bile acid symporter family protein translates to MFRLNDLILLLVVFSSMAVGILAPGPCAFFQPYPLYLMMFLLYLSFLSIRVETVLGTVRKIKITVLWLCAAKLVILPLILYFACRMIYPEYALAVLLLAGVSTGVVAPFIAGLLDADMPIVLAMVVLTSPLVPITLPVLVRFLPGQEFHVPFGPMFRMLVLTVFIPIAAVELSRRLLPKLTAALMKRRFPISLVIFALINFGVFSKYAVFFQQNPGTLLEATLVAIILALILLAAGILTAFRRTLPQQVGAAVSFGNMNNVLIIVFAAQFFGPLEPTLAAVYMIPFFGLILPLRAYRQIREKGAAHS, encoded by the coding sequence ATGTTCCGCTTGAACGACCTCATCCTTCTGCTGGTGGTGTTCTCTTCCATGGCGGTCGGCATTCTTGCACCGGGGCCGTGCGCCTTCTTTCAACCCTACCCGCTCTACCTGATGATGTTTCTGCTCTACCTGAGCTTTCTCTCCATCCGGGTCGAGACGGTTCTGGGGACCGTGCGCAAGATCAAGATCACGGTCCTGTGGCTCTGCGCAGCCAAACTCGTCATCCTGCCGCTCATCCTGTACTTCGCCTGCCGGATGATCTACCCGGAGTACGCCCTCGCCGTCCTGCTCCTCGCCGGGGTGTCGACGGGCGTGGTGGCGCCCTTCATTGCCGGACTGCTCGATGCGGACATGCCCATCGTCCTCGCGATGGTGGTGCTCACCTCACCGCTCGTACCCATCACGCTGCCCGTGCTCGTCCGGTTCCTGCCGGGCCAGGAATTCCATGTTCCGTTCGGACCGATGTTCCGCATGCTGGTCTTGACCGTTTTCATCCCCATCGCAGCGGTGGAATTGAGCCGGCGCCTCCTCCCCAAGCTGACCGCCGCTCTCATGAAGCGTCGCTTCCCGATATCCCTCGTGATCTTCGCCTTGATCAACTTCGGGGTCTTTTCGAAGTACGCCGTTTTTTTTCAGCAGAATCCGGGGACGCTCCTGGAAGCGACGCTCGTCGCGATCATCCTGGCCCTGATCCTTCTGGCAGCCGGCATCCTGACGGCATTCCGGAGAACCCTGCCGCAACAGGTGGGCGCCGCCGTCTCTTTCGGCAACATGAACAACGTCCTGATCATCGTCTTCGCCGCTCAGTTCTTCGGGCCCCTTGAACCGACCCTGGCCGCCGTCTACATGATCCCCTTCTTCGGCCTCATCCTTCCCCTGCGGGCCTATCGCCAGATAAGGGAAAAGGGGGCTGCCCATTCATAG